The following proteins are encoded in a genomic region of Bradyrhizobium sp. SK17:
- a CDS encoding DMT family transporter, whose protein sequence is MNKSFEETAARLAPAIFVVLWSTGFIGTKYVINNAEPLTYLSIRMAFVVVVMAIIAAVARPKWPDRTGVFHSAVAGILVHGFYLGGTAIAIAHSIPAGLSALIPGLQPILTSTIANRWLGERVTPLQWGGLLLGLAGVVLILHNRPMTGDAGWGWLASGVSLVSITLGTLYQRRYCNQIDWRAGNLVQYIAVTIFFGIGAYLFETNVVHWTSEFVLALAWLVFALSIGSIGLLYWLIRHHAATSVASLFYLVPATTALMAYLLFDEKLDTVAIAGMAACAAAVLLVNRRS, encoded by the coding sequence ATGAACAAGAGCTTCGAGGAAACTGCCGCTCGTCTGGCGCCGGCGATCTTTGTCGTGCTGTGGAGCACGGGATTCATCGGCACCAAGTATGTCATCAACAATGCCGAGCCGCTGACCTATCTGTCGATCCGGATGGCGTTCGTGGTGGTCGTGATGGCGATCATCGCGGCGGTGGCACGGCCGAAATGGCCGGACCGCACCGGCGTGTTCCACAGCGCGGTCGCCGGCATCCTGGTGCACGGCTTCTATCTCGGCGGCACCGCGATCGCGATCGCGCATTCGATTCCCGCCGGCCTCTCGGCGTTGATCCCGGGCTTGCAGCCGATCCTGACCTCGACCATCGCCAATCGCTGGCTCGGCGAGCGCGTCACGCCGCTGCAATGGGGCGGCTTGCTGCTCGGGCTCGCCGGCGTCGTCTTGATCCTGCACAACCGGCCGATGACGGGCGATGCGGGGTGGGGCTGGCTTGCCTCCGGCGTCTCGCTGGTCAGCATCACGCTCGGGACGCTCTATCAGCGCCGCTACTGCAACCAGATCGACTGGCGTGCCGGCAACCTGGTGCAATACATCGCGGTCACGATCTTCTTCGGCATCGGCGCCTATCTGTTCGAGACCAATGTCGTGCACTGGACCAGCGAGTTCGTGCTGGCGCTGGCCTGGCTGGTGTTCGCGTTGTCGATCGGCTCGATCGGGCTGCTGTACTGGCTGATCCGTCACCATGCCGCGACCTCGGTCGCGAGCCTGTTCTATCTGGTGCCGGCAACGACCGCGCTGATGGCCTACCTTCTGTTCGACGAGAAGCTGGACACCGTCGCGATCGCAGGCATGGCCGCCTGCGCCGCGGCGGTGCTGCTGGTCAACCGCCGGAGTTAG
- a CDS encoding deoxyribodipyrimidine photo-lyase — protein MVKIQPAIVWFRDDLRLSDHPGLYEAASRGAPVVGVYVRDEQSRALKPPASRPLGGATRWWLAQSLRALRSSLEAIGGTLVLRTGPAAAVIATLAREINAGTVFWNGIAQAPHQAVAADVEAALARDGVTSEIFSGDLLVEPRAIRNKENRGLRVFTPFWRRVQGLGDPPKPLPAPKQLASISGIASEDLDDWKLEPTWPDWAGGLRESWTPGEAGAQARLKAFLDDGIKGYTDDRDRPDRDGTSRLSPHLRFGEISPRQLWYAARFTAAEHPRLAGDIDKFLSELGWREFCRHLLFDIPDLAERNLQEQFDAFPWKRDARALKAWQRGLTGYPIVDAGMRELWHTGVMHNRVRMVVASFLVKHLLIDWRAGEQWFWDTLVDADTGSNPANWQWVAGSGADAAPYFRVFNPILQGEKFDPDGGYVRRWVPELAQLPDDLIHQPWTATPIELASAGIELGKTYPQPIVDHKQGRERALAAYAKIRGKD, from the coding sequence GTGGTAAAGATACAGCCCGCCATCGTCTGGTTCCGCGACGATCTGCGGCTGTCGGATCACCCGGGCCTTTACGAAGCAGCCAGCCGCGGCGCGCCCGTGGTGGGCGTCTATGTCCGCGACGAACAAAGCCGTGCCCTGAAACCACCGGCGTCGCGCCCCCTCGGGGGCGCGACGCGCTGGTGGCTGGCGCAGTCGCTCCGCGCGCTCCGCAGCAGTCTCGAGGCGATCGGCGGAACGCTGGTGTTGCGGACCGGACCGGCCGCCGCTGTGATCGCCACGCTGGCGCGCGAAATCAATGCCGGCACCGTGTTCTGGAACGGGATTGCGCAGGCACCGCATCAGGCGGTTGCCGCCGATGTTGAAGCCGCGCTCGCAAGGGACGGCGTGACCTCGGAAATTTTCTCCGGCGATCTCTTGGTCGAGCCCAGGGCGATCCGCAACAAGGAGAACCGCGGCCTGCGCGTGTTCACGCCATTCTGGCGGCGCGTGCAAGGTCTCGGCGATCCGCCGAAGCCGTTGCCAGCGCCGAAGCAGCTCGCATCCATCAGCGGCATCGCGAGCGAAGACCTCGACGACTGGAAGCTCGAGCCGACCTGGCCGGATTGGGCCGGCGGCCTGCGCGAGAGCTGGACGCCAGGCGAAGCCGGCGCACAGGCGCGGCTGAAGGCGTTCCTCGACGACGGCATCAAGGGCTACACCGACGACCGCGACCGGCCTGACCGCGACGGCACCTCGCGCCTATCGCCGCATCTGCGCTTCGGCGAGATCAGCCCGCGCCAGCTCTGGTACGCCGCGCGTTTCACGGCCGCCGAGCATCCGCGCCTCGCCGGCGACATCGACAAGTTCCTGAGCGAGCTCGGCTGGCGCGAATTCTGCCGCCACCTGCTGTTCGACATCCCCGACCTGGCCGAGCGTAATTTGCAGGAGCAGTTCGACGCCTTTCCCTGGAAACGTGACGCGCGCGCATTGAAGGCCTGGCAGCGTGGCCTGACCGGCTACCCGATCGTCGATGCCGGCATGCGCGAGCTCTGGCACACCGGCGTGATGCACAACCGGGTCCGGATGGTGGTCGCCTCGTTCCTGGTGAAGCATCTGCTGATCGACTGGCGCGCCGGCGAACAATGGTTCTGGGACACGTTGGTCGATGCCGATACCGGCTCCAATCCGGCGAACTGGCAATGGGTCGCCGGCTCCGGCGCCGACGCCGCGCCCTATTTCCGGGTCTTCAATCCGATCCTTCAGGGCGAAAAGTTCGATCCCGACGGCGGCTATGTCCGGCGCTGGGTGCCCGAGCTCGCGCAACTGCCCGACGACCTGATCCACCAGCCCTGGACGGCGACTCCGATCGAGCTCGCCAGCGCCGGCATCGAGCTCGGCAAGACCTATCCGCAGCCGATCGTCGACCACAAGCAGGGCCGCGAACGCGCGCTGGCGGCCTACGCGAAAATCCGCGGCAAGGACTAA
- a CDS encoding peroxiredoxin: MALQIGATAPDFEAETTEGKIKFHDWIGSSWALLFSHPKDFTPVCTTELGTLARLKPEFDQRGVKLMGLSVDPVDRHAKWSEDIKETQGAAPNYPMIGDIDFNVSKLYDMLPAATSGDPLTRTAADNQTVRNVFIIGPDKKIKLVLVYPMTTGRNFHEILRVIDSLQLTAKHRVATPADWKQGEDVIIAGSVTNDEAKTIYPQGWKEPKPYIRIVPQPK, encoded by the coding sequence ATGGCACTTCAGATTGGCGCCACCGCCCCCGATTTCGAGGCCGAGACCACCGAAGGCAAGATCAAGTTCCACGACTGGATCGGCAGCAGCTGGGCGCTTTTGTTCTCCCATCCCAAGGACTTCACGCCGGTCTGCACCACCGAGCTCGGCACGCTCGCCCGCCTGAAGCCCGAGTTCGATCAGCGCGGCGTCAAGCTGATGGGCCTCTCGGTCGACCCGGTCGACCGTCACGCCAAATGGTCCGAGGACATCAAGGAAACCCAGGGCGCGGCGCCGAACTATCCGATGATCGGCGACATCGACTTCAACGTGTCGAAGCTCTACGACATGCTGCCGGCCGCAACCTCGGGCGATCCCCTCACCCGCACCGCGGCCGACAACCAGACCGTCCGCAACGTCTTCATCATCGGCCCCGACAAGAAGATCAAGTTGGTGCTGGTCTACCCGATGACCACGGGCCGGAACTTCCACGAAATCCTGCGCGTCATCGACTCGCTGCAACTCACCGCCAAGCATCGCGTCGCCACCCCGGCCGACTGGAAGCAGGGCGAAGACGTGATCATCGCGGGCTCGGTCACCAACGACGAGGCCAAGACGATCTATCCGCAGGGCTGGAAGGAACCGAAGCCCTACATCCGTATTGTGCCGCAGCCGAAGTAA
- a CDS encoding alkaline phosphatase family protein → MRRAITLLSASMIALSAGTASAENAKPRNLILFVPDGLRGGIVTPETAPAMAEIRDKGVHFKNSHSLFPTFTMANSSALSTGHYLGDTGTFSNTIFTGYTSVPAGDTVVPFIENDAVLADIDDHFNGDYLNEETLLKMARREGFRTAAIGKVGPTLLFDHTDRGKNTIVVDDSTGGKTGVPLSDEVKEALTKAGLPLATPSRGDNAKAGDAKTPGTTVANVAQQAYMADVATKVVLPIFKARNKPFVLVFWSRDPDGSQHNTGDSLNTITPGINGPTSMAGIKNADNNLAQLRKALDELGLSANTNIMVSSDHGFSTISKESKTSPSAKIAYDDTPKDFLPMGFLAIDLAKALDLPLFDPNDKNAKVADNAHPKAGNGVLGQDPAKPDVVIATNGGSDLIYLPNRDKKLADRVIKALLDQDYVSGLFVDDKLGNFPGTLPMSNLNLKGKAVTPNPSIVVNFRSWSSGCEIPTNCSVQIADTVLRQGQGMHGSFSRGDTYNFTAAIGPDFKAGYVDPLPVSNADVGMTAAQLLGLHTPNNGGLVGRVMSEALPNGIVPKMAEGTLMSKKASANGLRTVLKFQRVLSTRYFDVAGFPGRTLGLEETAGKQKTAGK, encoded by the coding sequence ATGCGCCGTGCCATTACACTGCTTTCTGCGAGCATGATCGCGCTTTCAGCGGGCACCGCCTCGGCAGAGAACGCCAAGCCGCGCAACCTGATCCTGTTCGTCCCCGATGGCCTGCGCGGCGGCATCGTGACGCCGGAGACGGCGCCCGCGATGGCCGAGATTCGCGACAAGGGCGTCCACTTCAAGAACTCGCACTCGCTGTTCCCGACCTTCACGATGGCGAACAGCTCGGCGCTGTCGACCGGCCATTATCTCGGCGACACCGGCACCTTCTCCAACACGATCTTTACCGGCTACACCTCGGTGCCCGCTGGCGACACGGTTGTCCCCTTCATCGAGAACGATGCGGTGCTCGCCGACATCGATGACCATTTCAATGGCGACTACCTCAACGAGGAGACGCTGCTGAAGATGGCCCGCCGCGAGGGCTTCCGCACCGCCGCCATCGGCAAGGTCGGCCCGACGCTGCTGTTCGACCATACCGATCGCGGCAAGAACACGATCGTGGTCGACGATTCCACCGGCGGCAAGACCGGCGTTCCGCTCTCCGACGAGGTGAAGGAGGCGCTGACCAAGGCCGGCCTGCCGCTCGCGACCCCGAGCCGCGGCGACAATGCCAAGGCGGGCGACGCCAAGACGCCCGGCACCACGGTCGCCAACGTCGCGCAGCAGGCCTACATGGCCGATGTCGCGACCAAGGTCGTGCTGCCGATTTTCAAGGCGCGCAACAAGCCGTTCGTGCTGGTGTTCTGGTCGCGCGATCCGGACGGCAGCCAGCACAACACCGGCGACAGCCTCAACACTATCACCCCCGGCATCAACGGCCCGACCTCGATGGCCGGCATCAAGAATGCCGACAACAACCTCGCCCAGCTTCGCAAGGCGCTCGACGAGCTTGGGCTCTCGGCCAACACCAACATCATGGTGTCGTCCGACCACGGCTTCTCGACCATCTCGAAAGAGAGCAAGACCAGCCCTTCGGCCAAGATCGCTTACGACGACACGCCGAAGGACTTCCTGCCGATGGGCTTCCTGGCGATCGATCTCGCCAAGGCGCTGGACCTGCCGCTGTTCGACCCCAACGACAAGAATGCCAAGGTCGCCGACAACGCCCACCCGAAGGCCGGCAACGGCGTGCTCGGCCAGGATCCGGCCAAGCCCGACGTCGTGATCGCGACCAATGGCGGCTCGGACCTGATCTACCTGCCGAACCGCGACAAGAAGCTCGCCGACCGGGTCATCAAGGCGCTGCTCGATCAGGACTACGTCAGCGGCCTGTTCGTCGACGACAAGCTCGGCAACTTCCCCGGCACACTGCCGATGTCGAACCTCAACCTGAAGGGCAAGGCGGTGACGCCGAACCCGTCGATCGTGGTCAACTTCCGCTCCTGGTCGAGCGGCTGCGAGATCCCGACCAATTGCTCGGTCCAGATCGCCGACACCGTGCTGCGCCAGGGCCAGGGCATGCATGGCAGCTTCAGCCGCGGCGACACCTACAACTTCACCGCCGCGATCGGCCCCGACTTCAAGGCCGGCTATGTCGATCCGCTCCCGGTCAGCAACGCCGATGTCGGCATGACCGCGGCCCAGTTGCTCGGCCTGCACACCCCGAACAATGGCGGGCTGGTCGGCCGGGTGATGTCGGAGGCACTGCCGAACGGCATCGTGCCGAAGATGGCCGAAGGCACCCTGATGTCCAAGAAGGCTTCGGCCAACGGCCTGCGCACCGTGCTGAAATTCCAGCGCGTGCTCTCGACCCGCTATTTCGACGTCGCCGGGTTCCCGGGGCGGACACTCGGGCTCGAGGAGACCGCCGGCAAACAGAAAACGGCGGGGAAGTGA
- a CDS encoding efflux RND transporter permease subunit has protein sequence MIERIIGLAIQRRWVVVALAAVLMFFGGFALTKLPIDAVPDITNKQVQINTVAPALSPAEIEKQITFPIETALAGAPGLESTRSLSRNGFSQITAVFSEATDIYFARQQVGERLTEVRARLPQGVEPRIGPTSTGLGEISMWTVHYSGEKAQTDGSPGLQSDGRFLTADGQVLQSEVEKDAYLRTVQDWIIKPQIKMVPGVAGVDSIGGYLKQYQVHPDAAKLIALGLTFADVAKAIETNNVSRGARYIERNGEGFVVRSGGRLETMEELGAVVVTTRGGVPVRIRDLATLSIGGETRTGSASENGREVVVGTALMLIGANSRTVSAAVDAKLRAITPSLPAGVKVETVLNRTQLVDATIGTVARNLSEGALLVIAVLFVLLGNFRAALITALVIPIAMLMTAIGMWQGRISANLMSLGALDFGLIVDGAVIITENSLRHLAEKQHALGRVLTRDERLETVRASAVEMVQPSLYGQAIILLVYVPLLTFTGVEGKMFEPMALTVILALAAAFVLSLTLVPALIAICITGRVQEKENWLVAVMKRWYSPLLRRAVATPVPVIAAAVVLFATALFGFFRLGQEFIPSLDEKNIALHALRIPSTSLSQSQAMQLSVERTVSRFPQVSFIFSKTGTAEVASDPMPPNASDTFIILKPRDQWPDPSLTKEQLIEDISKAVNQLPGNVYEFTQPIQMRFNELLAGVRGDIAVKVFGDEFEPMQKAANQIASALRGVPGATDVKVEQAGGLPVLEIKVDKAAIARRGLSVSEVQDVIGAAVGGQDAGVVYEGDRSFDIVVRLPESVRSDLEALSNLPVALPKATPSSPVQSLPLNRVAQFSFTEGPNQISRENGKRRIVVTANVRGRDLGSVVEEAQKKVGQAVQLPPGYWMTWGGQSENLAAARQRLAVVVPACFAMIFLLLLAAMGSARDALLVFSAVPLALTGGIAALLLRGMPFSISAAVGFIALSGVAVLNGLVMLSFVRQLREQGVPMREAIEQGALTRFRPVVMTALVASLGFVPMAFATGTGAEVQKPLATVVIGGLISATLLTLAVLPALYARYGHAGSAARNGTTAIQPAE, from the coding sequence ATGATTGAGCGCATCATCGGTCTTGCGATCCAGCGGCGCTGGGTGGTCGTCGCCCTGGCGGCGGTCCTGATGTTTTTTGGTGGCTTCGCGTTGACGAAACTGCCGATCGACGCGGTGCCCGACATCACCAACAAGCAGGTGCAGATCAATACCGTGGCACCCGCGCTGTCGCCGGCGGAGATCGAGAAGCAGATCACCTTCCCGATCGAAACCGCACTGGCGGGCGCGCCGGGGCTGGAGAGCACGCGATCGCTGTCACGTAACGGCTTCTCGCAGATCACGGCGGTGTTCAGCGAAGCCACCGACATCTATTTCGCCCGCCAGCAGGTCGGCGAGCGCCTGACCGAGGTGCGCGCGCGCCTGCCGCAGGGCGTCGAGCCCCGGATCGGGCCGACCTCGACCGGCCTCGGCGAGATCTCCATGTGGACCGTCCATTATTCCGGCGAGAAGGCGCAGACTGACGGATCGCCAGGCTTGCAGAGCGACGGCCGCTTCCTGACGGCGGACGGCCAGGTGCTGCAAAGCGAGGTCGAGAAGGACGCCTATCTGCGCACGGTGCAGGACTGGATCATCAAGCCGCAGATCAAGATGGTGCCGGGTGTCGCCGGCGTCGATTCGATCGGCGGCTATCTCAAGCAGTACCAGGTCCATCCCGATGCGGCGAAGCTGATCGCGCTCGGCCTCACCTTTGCCGACGTCGCCAAGGCGATCGAAACCAACAATGTCAGCCGCGGCGCGCGCTACATCGAGCGCAATGGCGAAGGATTCGTGGTGCGGTCCGGCGGACGTCTTGAGACCATGGAGGAGCTCGGCGCCGTCGTCGTCACCACCCGAGGCGGCGTGCCGGTCCGGATCCGCGACCTCGCGACGCTCTCGATCGGTGGCGAGACGCGCACCGGCAGCGCCAGCGAGAACGGCCGCGAGGTCGTGGTCGGCACCGCCTTGATGCTGATCGGCGCCAACAGCCGCACCGTGTCGGCCGCGGTCGACGCCAAGTTGCGGGCGATCACGCCGTCCCTGCCGGCCGGCGTCAAGGTCGAGACGGTGCTGAACCGCACCCAGCTTGTCGATGCGACCATCGGCACGGTGGCGCGCAACCTCAGCGAAGGCGCCTTGCTGGTGATCGCGGTGCTGTTCGTGCTGCTCGGCAATTTCCGGGCTGCCTTGATCACCGCGCTGGTGATCCCGATCGCGATGCTGATGACGGCGATCGGCATGTGGCAGGGCCGTATCAGCGCCAATCTGATGAGCCTCGGCGCGCTGGATTTCGGCCTGATCGTCGACGGCGCGGTCATCATCACCGAGAACAGCCTGCGCCACCTCGCCGAGAAACAGCACGCGCTCGGCCGCGTGCTGACCCGCGACGAACGGCTGGAGACGGTGCGGGCCTCTGCCGTGGAAATGGTGCAGCCGAGCCTCTATGGCCAGGCCATCATCCTGCTGGTCTACGTGCCGCTCCTCACCTTCACCGGCGTCGAAGGCAAGATGTTCGAGCCGATGGCGCTGACCGTGATCCTCGCGCTCGCTGCCGCTTTCGTGCTGTCGCTGACGCTGGTGCCCGCACTGATCGCGATCTGCATCACCGGTCGTGTGCAGGAGAAGGAGAACTGGCTCGTCGCCGTCATGAAGCGGTGGTACAGCCCGCTGCTGCGGCGCGCGGTGGCGACGCCCGTGCCGGTCATCGCGGCGGCGGTCGTGCTGTTCGCCACCGCGCTGTTCGGGTTCTTCCGCCTCGGCCAGGAGTTCATTCCCTCGCTCGACGAGAAGAACATCGCCCTGCATGCGCTCAGGATTCCGAGCACGTCGCTGTCGCAGTCGCAGGCGATGCAGCTGTCGGTCGAGAGGACGGTCAGCCGCTTCCCCCAGGTGTCGTTCATCTTCTCCAAGACCGGCACCGCCGAGGTGGCGAGCGATCCGATGCCGCCGAACGCGTCCGACACTTTCATCATCCTCAAGCCGCGCGATCAGTGGCCTGATCCGTCGCTGACCAAGGAGCAGTTGATCGAGGACATCTCGAAGGCGGTCAACCAGCTGCCCGGCAACGTCTACGAATTCACCCAGCCGATCCAGATGCGCTTCAACGAACTGCTCGCCGGCGTTCGCGGCGACATCGCGGTCAAGGTGTTCGGCGACGAGTTCGAGCCGATGCAGAAGGCCGCCAACCAGATCGCCTCGGCGCTGCGCGGCGTGCCGGGCGCGACCGACGTCAAGGTCGAGCAGGCCGGCGGCCTGCCCGTGCTCGAGATCAAGGTCGACAAGGCGGCGATCGCCCGGCGCGGCCTCAGCGTCTCCGAGGTCCAGGACGTGATCGGTGCAGCGGTCGGCGGCCAGGATGCCGGTGTCGTGTATGAGGGCGACCGCAGTTTCGACATCGTGGTGCGATTGCCGGAGAGTGTGCGCTCCGATCTCGAAGCCTTGAGCAACCTGCCGGTGGCATTGCCGAAGGCGACGCCGAGTTCGCCGGTGCAGAGCCTGCCGCTCAACCGCGTCGCGCAGTTCTCCTTCACTGAAGGGCCGAACCAGATCAGCCGCGAGAATGGCAAGCGCCGTATCGTGGTGACCGCCAATGTCCGCGGCCGCGATCTCGGCTCGGTGGTCGAGGAGGCACAGAAGAAGGTCGGACAAGCGGTGCAGCTGCCGCCGGGTTACTGGATGACCTGGGGCGGCCAGTCCGAGAACCTTGCCGCTGCGCGGCAGCGGCTCGCCGTCGTGGTGCCGGCCTGCTTTGCAATGATCTTCCTGCTGCTGCTGGCAGCGATGGGATCGGCGCGCGACGCGCTCCTGGTGTTCAGTGCGGTGCCTCTGGCGTTGACCGGCGGCATCGCGGCGCTGTTGCTGCGCGGCATGCCGTTCTCGATCTCGGCGGCGGTCGGCTTCATCGCGCTGTCCGGCGTGGCCGTGCTGAACGGGCTAGTGATGCTGAGCTTCGTCCGCCAATTGCGCGAGCAAGGCGTGCCGATGCGCGAAGCGATCGAGCAAGGCGCCCTCACTCGCTTCCGACCCGTGGTGATGACGGCGCTGGTTGCTTCGCTCGGCTTCGTCCCGATGGCGTTCGCCACCGGCACCGGCGCCGAGGTGCAGAAGCCGCTCGCCACCGTGGTGATCGGCGGCCTGATCAGCGCCACCCTGCTGACACTTGCCGTGCTGCCCGCGCTCTATGCACGGTACGGGCATGCCGGCAGCGCTGCGCGCAATGGGACGACAGCGATTCAGCCTGCGGAATGA
- a CDS encoding efflux RND transporter periplasmic adaptor subunit, whose protein sequence is MKRVVLFFAGVAAGIALVVLAAGSIGWPVKFPAGTQEAAATDVPKAEAKHEAPGHIELSEDQIREARITLAQASGGVLKRHFLAPGSLIPDADHIGRVSVRVLATVTELRKRLGDVVEKGEIVAAIESREVADAKSEYLAARLTNDLQQTLYARQKTLVETRIVSENEFLRTRLTANDAQIKLDGARQKLFALGLSESEIADLPNQPQESLRTQFLRAPISGRISERRVDLGGLIGREGQESELYVIVNLDDIWVELAVSPEDIGAVREGVSVNIRAIGTEDQTSANVIFVSPLLDRETRNARVIATLPNKDHRWKPGTFVTAEVPLAGAPSAVMVSKKAIQTVKGTPTVFVRDADGFEARSVRTGREDDDDIEIVTGLAAGETIAVQNTFTLKAEVEKDEAEHGHD, encoded by the coding sequence ATGAAACGGGTTGTTCTATTCTTCGCCGGCGTAGCCGCCGGTATTGCACTTGTCGTCCTGGCTGCCGGATCGATCGGCTGGCCGGTTAAATTCCCGGCCGGGACGCAGGAGGCCGCAGCCACCGACGTGCCGAAAGCCGAGGCCAAGCATGAAGCGCCCGGCCATATCGAGCTGAGCGAAGACCAGATTCGCGAAGCCCGCATCACCCTGGCGCAGGCCAGCGGCGGCGTGCTGAAGCGGCATTTCCTGGCGCCGGGGTCGCTCATCCCCGACGCCGACCACATCGGCCGCGTCTCGGTGCGGGTGCTCGCGACGGTCACGGAACTGCGCAAGCGTCTCGGCGACGTCGTCGAGAAGGGCGAGATCGTCGCGGCGATCGAAAGCCGCGAGGTGGCCGACGCCAAGAGCGAATACCTCGCTGCACGGCTGACCAACGATCTGCAGCAGACCCTCTATGCCAGGCAGAAGACGCTGGTCGAGACCCGCATCGTGTCGGAAAACGAGTTCCTGCGCACCCGCCTGACCGCGAACGACGCCCAGATCAAGCTCGACGGCGCGCGGCAGAAGTTGTTTGCGCTCGGCCTGTCGGAGAGCGAGATCGCCGACCTGCCCAACCAGCCGCAGGAGAGCCTGCGAACCCAGTTCCTGCGTGCGCCGATCAGCGGCCGGATCTCGGAGCGGCGCGTCGATCTCGGCGGACTGATCGGACGCGAGGGGCAGGAAAGCGAGCTCTACGTCATCGTCAATCTCGATGACATCTGGGTCGAACTGGCCGTCTCGCCGGAAGACATCGGCGCGGTCCGCGAAGGCGTGTCGGTGAATATCCGTGCCATCGGCACCGAAGATCAGACCAGCGCGAACGTCATTTTCGTCAGCCCCCTGCTTGACCGCGAGACCCGCAACGCACGGGTGATCGCAACGCTGCCCAACAAGGACCACCGCTGGAAGCCGGGCACCTTCGTCACGGCGGAGGTCCCGCTCGCCGGAGCCCCGTCCGCCGTGATGGTCTCGAAGAAGGCCATTCAAACCGTCAAGGGCACACCGACCGTATTCGTCCGCGACGCCGACGGCTTCGAGGCGAGGTCGGTGCGAACCGGCCGCGAGGACGATGACGATATCGAGATCGTGACCGGTCTTGCCGCCGGCGAGACCATCGCGGTGCAGAACACCTTCACGCTGAAAGCGGAGGTCGAAAAGGACGAGGCGGAGCACGGCCATGATTGA